From one Caldithrix abyssi DSM 13497 genomic stretch:
- a CDS encoding O-acetylhomoserine aminocarboxypropyltransferase/cysteine synthase family protein — MSANYRFETLQLHAGHEPDKETRARAVPIYQTTSFLFEDADHAAALFDLKEFGNIYTRIMNPTTDVFEKRVAALEGGIAALATASGQAAQFIAVATIARAGENIVANSNLYGGTYNQFKVAFPRLGIDVRFVTGDQIEDYEKQIDANTKAIYIESLSNPRLNVPDFEAIAALAHAHNIPLIVDNTFGAAGYLARPFDYGADIITASATKWIGGHGTSIGGVVVDSGRFNWGNGNFPIFTEPNPGYHGLNFWETFGANSPFGNIAFIIRARVEGLRDFGPALSPFNAFLLLQGLETLSLRVERHCQNALELARWLEQHPRVSWVWYPGLPSHPSHELAKKYLRPGHFGSMIAFGVKGGKEAGKNFVNNVRLASLLANVGDAKTLVIHPASTTHQQLSDEEQLNAGVLPDQIRVSVGIEHIDDIKEDFDRALSKI, encoded by the coding sequence ATGAGCGCCAACTATCGTTTTGAAACCCTGCAACTGCACGCAGGCCACGAACCAGACAAAGAGACCCGCGCAAGGGCCGTACCCATATATCAGACCACATCGTTTTTGTTTGAGGACGCGGATCATGCCGCCGCGCTGTTTGATCTTAAAGAGTTTGGCAATATTTACACGCGCATCATGAATCCCACCACCGATGTGTTTGAAAAGCGCGTGGCGGCTCTGGAAGGAGGAATCGCGGCGCTGGCCACTGCTTCCGGTCAGGCGGCGCAGTTTATTGCCGTGGCCACCATTGCCCGGGCCGGCGAAAACATTGTGGCCAATAGCAATCTTTACGGCGGCACCTACAATCAGTTTAAAGTCGCTTTTCCGCGTCTGGGCATTGACGTGCGTTTTGTGACCGGCGATCAAATAGAAGATTACGAAAAACAGATCGATGCCAACACAAAGGCCATTTACATCGAAAGTTTGAGTAATCCGCGTTTAAATGTACCCGACTTTGAAGCGATTGCCGCGCTGGCGCATGCGCACAATATTCCCCTGATTGTGGACAACACCTTTGGCGCTGCGGGGTACCTGGCGCGTCCTTTCGATTACGGCGCGGACATCATCACCGCTTCGGCCACTAAATGGATTGGCGGGCATGGCACGTCGATTGGCGGCGTGGTAGTCGATAGCGGCAGGTTCAATTGGGGCAATGGTAACTTTCCCATCTTTACCGAGCCCAATCCCGGCTACCACGGCTTGAATTTCTGGGAAACCTTTGGCGCTAACAGCCCGTTCGGCAACATTGCTTTCATCATTCGCGCCCGTGTGGAGGGCCTGCGCGATTTCGGTCCGGCGCTCAGCCCGTTTAACGCCTTTCTCCTTTTACAGGGGCTGGAAACGCTCTCCTTGCGGGTGGAACGCCACTGCCAGAACGCGCTGGAACTGGCCAGATGGCTGGAACAACATCCGCGCGTAAGCTGGGTCTGGTATCCGGGCCTGCCTTCGCATCCTTCCCATGAGCTGGCCAAAAAATACCTGCGGCCGGGACATTTCGGTTCGATGATTGCCTTTGGCGTTAAGGGCGGCAAAGAGGCCGGTAAAAACTTTGTTAACAACGTGCGACTGGCCAGCCTGCTGGCCAATGTGGGCGACGCCAAAACGCTGGTTATTCATCCCGCTTCCACCACGCACCAGCAATTGAGCGATGAAGAACAGCTCAATGCCGGCGTCCTGCCCGATCAGATTCGCGTTTCCGTGGGCATCGAACATATCGATGATATCAAAGAAGATTTTGACCGGGCGTTGTCTAAAATCTAA
- a CDS encoding carboxypeptidase-like regulatory domain-containing protein — translation MKALISIFFISLLPFLVFGQNGKLEGIVRELYSGKPVNHVQVKLIPSNLTMETDSTGAFQFDSLAVGEYSVIFTKIGYLQHVVPCVKIEPDSAAYLRIILEKVPPPVKDPIAPVK, via the coding sequence ATGAAAGCTTTAATTTCCATCTTTTTTATCTCGCTTTTACCGTTTTTAGTATTCGGCCAAAACGGAAAATTAGAAGGAATTGTACGGGAGCTTTACAGCGGTAAACCGGTAAACCATGTACAGGTCAAACTCATCCCCTCTAACTTAACCATGGAAACCGATTCCACCGGCGCCTTTCAGTTCGACAGTCTGGCCGTTGGCGAATATAGCGTTATCTTTACCAAAATCGGTTACTTGCAGCATGTGGTGCCCTGCGTAAAGATCGAGCCCGATTCCGCCGCCTATTTGCGAATCATTTTAGAAAAAGTTCCGCCGCCGGTGAAGGATCCCATCGCGCCCGTTAAATAA
- a CDS encoding aminopeptidase P family protein: MIKERINKLRELMRKNKIDAYVVLSTDPHASEYVPALWQRRAWLSGFDGSAGDVVVTMKKAGLWTDSRYFLQAEQQLQGTGIDLYKAGLPETPDMLTFLKQELNEGQTVGIDPRVISYQQASQWQKELALRKIKMKFLEENLVDALWEDQPEMPQDPIMVWEDKYAGESVESKLARIRQKMAEKGCQTHVLTQLDAIAWTFNIRSRDVDYNPVVIAYAVITEDEAELFVHKKKVTRALKKHLKGLAKIRHYDSFKKRLLKLARRKTRVWLDGSSVNYWVAMLLQKRCELFLEESPVTLFKAIKNETELAGMRACHIRDGVAMVRFLKWLEENVPQGGVTEMSAAQRLEKFRAEQSLYQGPSFETISAYGEHGAIVHYACSPETDVELKPEGIYLIDSGGQYLDGTTDITRTLALGEPTEEQRDRFTRILKGHIDLAIASFPVGTQGIQLDTLARKALWEIGQNYGHGTGHGVGAFLSVHEGPQGISFYRGIGVPLEVGMVCSNEPGFYKAGEYGMRVENLIVVVKDEQKSSEEWSFLKFENLTYCPIDLKLVDLNLLTREEIDYLNAYHKKVYDILAPYLKKEERQWLKEKTQPV; this comes from the coding sequence ATGATAAAAGAGCGTATTAACAAGCTGCGCGAGCTGATGCGTAAAAACAAAATTGACGCTTATGTGGTTTTAAGCACCGATCCGCACGCCAGCGAGTACGTGCCGGCGCTGTGGCAACGACGCGCCTGGCTCAGCGGTTTCGACGGATCGGCCGGGGACGTTGTTGTGACCATGAAAAAAGCCGGCCTGTGGACCGATTCCCGCTACTTTTTACAGGCCGAGCAGCAACTGCAGGGCACAGGCATCGACCTGTACAAAGCTGGCCTTCCTGAAACGCCGGACATGCTTACCTTTTTAAAACAGGAATTGAACGAAGGACAGACGGTGGGGATTGATCCGCGCGTCATCAGTTACCAGCAGGCCAGCCAGTGGCAAAAAGAGCTCGCTTTGCGCAAAATCAAAATGAAGTTTTTAGAAGAAAATCTGGTGGACGCCCTATGGGAAGATCAACCCGAGATGCCTCAGGACCCGATAATGGTCTGGGAAGACAAATACGCCGGTGAATCGGTAGAAAGTAAACTGGCCCGCATCCGACAGAAAATGGCGGAAAAAGGCTGCCAGACCCATGTGTTAACGCAACTGGACGCCATTGCCTGGACCTTTAATATCCGTTCGCGCGATGTGGATTACAATCCGGTGGTTATCGCTTATGCCGTCATCACCGAAGATGAAGCGGAATTATTTGTACACAAAAAGAAGGTCACGCGCGCCCTAAAAAAACATCTTAAAGGGCTGGCCAAAATCCGGCATTACGACAGTTTCAAAAAACGTCTATTGAAACTGGCCCGTCGTAAAACGCGCGTCTGGCTGGATGGCTCGTCTGTCAACTACTGGGTGGCCATGCTCTTGCAGAAACGCTGCGAGCTTTTCCTGGAAGAGAGTCCGGTTACGCTTTTTAAGGCCATTAAAAATGAAACAGAACTGGCCGGCATGCGCGCCTGTCACATCCGCGACGGGGTGGCCATGGTGCGCTTTTTAAAATGGCTGGAAGAGAACGTGCCGCAAGGCGGCGTGACAGAGATGAGCGCCGCGCAAAGGCTGGAGAAATTCCGCGCCGAACAATCGCTCTACCAGGGCCCGAGCTTCGAAACCATTTCGGCCTACGGGGAGCACGGCGCCATCGTGCACTACGCTTGTTCGCCTGAGACCGACGTGGAATTAAAACCCGAGGGCATTTACCTGATCGATTCCGGCGGGCAATATCTCGATGGCACTACCGACATCACGCGCACGCTGGCCCTGGGCGAGCCCACCGAAGAACAGCGCGATCGTTTTACGCGCATCCTTAAAGGTCACATCGATCTGGCTATCGCTTCCTTTCCCGTTGGCACACAGGGGATTCAACTGGACACTCTGGCCCGCAAGGCGCTGTGGGAGATCGGCCAGAATTACGGACACGGCACCGGCCATGGCGTTGGCGCTTTTTTAAGCGTGCACGAAGGCCCCCAGGGCATCTCCTTTTATCGGGGCATAGGCGTTCCGCTGGAAGTAGGCATGGTCTGTTCCAATGAGCCGGGATTTTACAAAGCCGGCGAATACGGCATGCGCGTTGAAAATCTGATTGTGGTGGTTAAGGACGAGCAAAAATCGAGCGAAGAGTGGTCGTTTCTAAAATTTGAAAATTTGACCTACTGCCCGATCGATCTGAAGCTGGTGGATTTAAATCTTTTAACCCGGGAAGAGATCGACTATCTGAACGCCTATCATAAAAAAGTGTACGACATACTTGCGCCCTATTTGAAAAAAGAAGAACGTCAGTGGTTGAAGGAAAAAACACAGCCGGTGTAA
- the metX gene encoding homoserine O-acetyltransferase MetX gives MLKSKTEIITLFESSRPLTLDSGHMLPAVQVAFETYGRLNAAGDNAILVCHALTGDAHAAGITQLDAQTLQKIPLYRSKKADQPGWWDGLIGPGKALDTNRYFVVCSNILGSCYGTTGPMSVNPQSGRPYGPDFPEITVRDMVKVQKALLDALGVKSLVTVIGGSLGGMQVLEWALLFPQMVRSIVPIATAAGHSAWAIGFNHLARQAVMNDPHWQGGHYRRQPERGLALARQIGMISYRTDISFQHRFGRDKRNDGKEPVFQVESYLSYQGEKLVKRFDANSFVLLTRALDSHDVGRDRGGIEQALHSICCPALCVGIDSDILYPAREQQEIARQIPQALYREIKSPDGHDAFLIEYDQLNAMVRKFLASK, from the coding sequence ATGCTCAAAAGCAAGACAGAGATCATTACCCTATTTGAGAGTAGCCGTCCGCTAACACTGGATTCGGGACACATGCTGCCGGCAGTGCAGGTAGCTTTTGAAACCTACGGCAGATTGAACGCCGCGGGCGACAACGCCATTCTGGTCTGTCACGCTCTCACCGGCGACGCGCACGCCGCCGGCATTACGCAGCTCGACGCGCAGACTCTGCAAAAAATTCCTCTCTACCGTTCCAAAAAAGCGGATCAGCCCGGCTGGTGGGACGGCTTAATCGGCCCTGGTAAGGCGCTGGATACGAACCGCTACTTTGTGGTTTGCAGCAACATCCTGGGCAGTTGTTACGGAACGACCGGCCCAATGTCTGTCAATCCGCAGAGCGGTCGTCCGTACGGCCCGGATTTTCCGGAAATCACCGTGCGCGACATGGTGAAGGTACAAAAGGCCCTGCTCGACGCGCTGGGCGTTAAAAGTCTGGTTACGGTCATCGGCGGTTCGTTGGGCGGCATGCAGGTTCTGGAATGGGCGTTGCTCTTTCCGCAAATGGTGCGATCGATCGTTCCCATTGCCACCGCGGCCGGTCACTCGGCCTGGGCCATCGGCTTTAACCATCTGGCGCGGCAGGCGGTGATGAACGATCCGCACTGGCAGGGCGGCCATTACCGCCGGCAGCCGGAGCGCGGCCTGGCTCTGGCCCGGCAGATCGGCATGATTTCCTACCGCACCGATATCTCTTTTCAACATCGTTTTGGCCGGGACAAAAGGAATGACGGAAAGGAGCCTGTTTTTCAGGTGGAAAGTTACCTTTCCTACCAGGGTGAAAAGCTGGTTAAGCGGTTTGACGCCAACAGCTTTGTGCTTTTAACCAGGGCGCTGGATAGCCATGATGTGGGGCGCGATCGCGGTGGTATTGAACAGGCTTTGCACAGCATTTGCTGTCCCGCGCTGTGTGTGGGCATCGACAGCGATATTCTTTATCCGGCGCGCGAGCAACAGGAAATTGCCCGGCAAATTCCGCAGGCGCTTTACCGCGAAATCAAATCGCCCGACGGGCACGACGCCTTTTTAATTGAATATGATCAGCTCAATGCCATGGTCAGGAAATTTTTAGCTTCAAAATAA
- a CDS encoding T9SS type A sorting domain-containing protein gives MKRSMVLMLIALIIFSIAGILTYSRLPQKHKKQITAYTSQGLNALILEEKKQKKMHPRPDKPDEAMEEEVALRSVIGEGFSYSGSWRFRAQKIALQNRQNTLFKASALNWVERGPGNFGGRTRSVVVHPNDVNTWWAGSVGGGIWKSNDAGASWRCVTDDLPVLSVTTIDICKNQPNILYAGTGEGFYNSDAIIGDGLFKSTDGGESWTQLASTASNYNFRYVNRLIVDPNNPDNLAVATNKGVYRSADGGSTWSETFNNGQRVQQIIANPLRWNTQFIAVNSSGIYKSTDGGYTWNYVSEEITNHNRIEMAIAPTDTNIVYASPVDDNYGLLGFFRSPDAGNTWFNYGNSTNWLGGQGWYDNALVVSPLDPDIVFVGGIDIYHVEINGASMTTTQITNWYTGTAYPYVHADQHALVTIPDGSANFAIISGNDGGVFYSPDMGVSWESKDNNYNVTQYYDADRHPSINAFIGGTQDNGTHRSPDEAIASDAWSRVIGGDGFDCAWNKTEPSIVYGTLYNTRIYKSTDGGYNFVSINNNMPQSGIFHTPLAMDPANSDKLFTAGDNNKLWWTDDGGNNWYDVAVNYNNYSRIKIAVSQANSNVVWTGSTTIYINVSTDGGLSFTQVNQPAGSPHAYLAGISTHPTQDSTAYLTIGSSGYGKIYRTRDLGQTWEDITNNLPDVPVFTVLVMPFDTTEIWIGTDIGLFISYDNGASWQYSNNGLPAVSIRRLKIVNQEIVAATHGRGVWSVHRDELQGLPPLAPTLKDITVPNPNTGMLKVRFVANSDYDSVQVFVNNQIVDRLFTVPAGADTFGLYQTNPPETVTAQVIGFSNGAGSASEQKSNDIYAAVDTLNENFDDYASTFFGDFQIQDVTGFSTPALHSAHPYADQTTYYSYLGTPITIKAGAYFSYDDVAIIEPGDAGTVYGDNNFWDYVTVEASDDGDNWTIIEEPYDCRYDPAWENAYNNGADGDESMYRNHNISLTNYFPVNTNVYIRFKLYADANTTGWGWAIDNILSNNSVSALSDELTANKFELLGNFPNPFNPSTTVVFTLDQPAPVRLEIFNMLGQKVRTLINDQVLSSGAVHQAQWNGLNDQNQPVGTGMYVYRLQAGKHTAIKKMLLLK, from the coding sequence ATGAAGAGATCAATGGTTTTAATGTTAATAGCCTTAATTATTTTTTCCATTGCAGGTATTCTGACATATTCGCGTCTGCCGCAAAAACATAAAAAACAAATTACGGCTTACACCTCGCAGGGATTAAACGCGCTTATTCTGGAAGAGAAAAAACAGAAAAAGATGCATCCGCGTCCGGACAAGCCTGATGAAGCCATGGAAGAAGAAGTCGCCCTGCGTTCCGTGATCGGCGAGGGCTTTTCCTATTCCGGAAGCTGGCGTTTCAGGGCGCAAAAAATAGCGCTGCAAAACCGACAAAATACGCTTTTTAAGGCCAGCGCTTTAAATTGGGTAGAAAGAGGCCCCGGCAATTTTGGCGGCAGAACCCGTTCTGTGGTTGTTCATCCTAATGATGTGAACACCTGGTGGGCCGGTTCGGTTGGCGGCGGAATCTGGAAAAGCAACGATGCCGGCGCAAGCTGGCGCTGCGTTACGGACGATTTGCCCGTTTTATCGGTTACGACCATCGACATCTGTAAAAATCAACCCAACATCCTGTACGCCGGCACCGGCGAAGGCTTTTACAATTCCGACGCCATTATCGGCGACGGCCTCTTCAAATCGACCGACGGAGGAGAAAGCTGGACGCAGCTGGCCAGCACGGCATCCAATTACAACTTTCGCTATGTGAACCGCTTAATCGTTGATCCCAATAATCCCGACAACCTGGCGGTGGCCACCAACAAGGGCGTGTACCGCAGCGCTGACGGCGGATCGACCTGGAGCGAAACATTTAACAATGGGCAACGCGTCCAGCAGATCATCGCCAATCCCTTACGCTGGAATACACAGTTTATCGCCGTTAATTCCTCCGGCATCTACAAATCTACGGATGGCGGCTACACCTGGAATTATGTGAGCGAGGAGATTACCAATCACAACCGCATCGAAATGGCCATTGCACCAACCGACACCAACATTGTTTACGCCTCGCCGGTGGATGACAATTACGGTTTGCTGGGATTTTTCCGCTCTCCGGATGCGGGCAATACCTGGTTTAATTACGGCAATTCCACCAACTGGCTGGGCGGACAGGGTTGGTACGATAACGCACTGGTGGTCAGCCCGTTGGATCCTGACATCGTTTTTGTGGGCGGCATTGATATCTATCACGTGGAAATCAACGGCGCCTCCATGACCACCACCCAAATTACCAACTGGTACACAGGGACGGCGTATCCCTATGTTCACGCCGATCAACATGCGCTGGTGACCATTCCAGACGGCAGCGCCAATTTTGCCATAATTTCCGGCAACGATGGCGGCGTGTTTTATTCGCCGGATATGGGCGTTTCCTGGGAAAGTAAAGACAACAATTACAACGTTACGCAATATTACGATGCCGATCGTCATCCTTCCATAAATGCCTTTATCGGCGGCACTCAGGATAACGGTACGCACCGCTCTCCGGATGAAGCCATCGCCAGCGATGCCTGGTCGCGCGTAATCGGCGGCGACGGCTTCGACTGCGCCTGGAATAAAACGGAGCCTTCCATTGTGTACGGAACGTTGTACAACACGCGCATTTACAAATCAACCGATGGCGGCTACAATTTTGTTTCCATTAACAACAACATGCCGCAAAGCGGGATTTTTCATACGCCGCTGGCCATGGATCCTGCTAATTCGGATAAGCTGTTTACCGCCGGCGACAATAACAAATTGTGGTGGACGGACGACGGCGGCAACAACTGGTACGACGTTGCGGTGAATTACAATAACTATTCAAGAATTAAAATCGCTGTTTCGCAGGCCAACTCCAATGTGGTGTGGACCGGCAGCACAACCATTTACATTAATGTTTCCACCGACGGCGGTTTAAGCTTTACCCAGGTTAATCAACCGGCCGGAAGCCCCCACGCCTATCTGGCGGGCATCTCAACCCATCCCACTCAGGATAGTACGGCTTATTTAACCATCGGCAGTTCTGGCTACGGAAAAATCTACCGCACGCGCGATCTGGGGCAAACCTGGGAAGATATCACCAACAACCTGCCGGATGTGCCGGTGTTTACCGTGCTGGTCATGCCCTTTGACACCACGGAAATCTGGATTGGCACGGATATTGGTCTTTTTATCTCTTACGACAATGGCGCCAGCTGGCAATATTCCAACAATGGTTTGCCGGCAGTTTCCATCCGACGCCTGAAAATCGTTAATCAGGAAATTGTAGCCGCCACCCATGGCCGCGGCGTGTGGTCGGTTCACCGCGACGAACTGCAGGGCTTGCCGCCGCTGGCCCCAACCTTAAAAGATATTACGGTGCCCAATCCCAATACCGGTATGCTCAAAGTGCGCTTTGTGGCCAATTCTGATTATGATTCGGTGCAGGTGTTTGTAAATAATCAAATCGTCGATCGCCTGTTTACGGTGCCGGCCGGCGCCGATACCTTTGGCCTGTACCAGACCAATCCGCCGGAAACGGTAACCGCTCAGGTCATCGGATTTAGCAACGGAGCCGGAAGCGCCAGCGAACAAAAATCGAACGATATTTACGCGGCCGTTGACACGCTGAACGAGAATTTTGACGACTACGCCTCCACCTTTTTCGGCGATTTCCAGATTCAGGATGTAACGGGCTTTTCAACTCCGGCTTTGCATTCCGCCCATCCCTATGCCGACCAGACGACCTACTATTCCTACCTGGGCACGCCGATTACCATCAAAGCGGGCGCCTATTTTAGCTACGACGATGTGGCCATCATTGAGCCGGGAGACGCCGGAACGGTTTACGGAGACAACAATTTCTGGGATTACGTTACGGTGGAAGCCAGCGACGACGGCGACAACTGGACGATTATTGAAGAGCCGTACGATTGCCGCTACGATCCTGCCTGGGAAAACGCTTACAACAATGGCGCGGACGGCGACGAATCCATGTACCGTAATCACAATATCTCATTGACCAATTATTTTCCGGTGAACACCAATGTTTACATCCGCTTTAAACTTTACGCCGACGCCAACACCACGGGCTGGGGCTGGGCCATCGACAATATTCTGTCCAATAATTCTGTCTCTGCGCTGAGCGATGAGCTGACGGCTAATAAATTTGAACTGCTGGGCAATTTTCCCAATCCATTCAATCCTTCGACCACCGTCGTCTTTACGCTCGATCAACCGGCGCCGGTTAGGCTGGAGATTTTCAACATGCTGGGGCAAAAAGTGCGCACCTTAATCAACGATCAGGTTTTAAGCAGCGGCGCGGTTCATCAGGCGCAATGGAACGGCCTTAATGATCAAAATCAGCCGGTGGGCACGGGCATGTACGTTTACCGCCTGCAGGCCGGAAAACACACGGCGATTAAAAAGATGTTGCTGTTAAAATAA